Within Dermacentor albipictus isolate Rhodes 1998 colony chromosome 3, USDA_Dalb.pri_finalv2, whole genome shotgun sequence, the genomic segment ATTGTAGTGAGGACACAGTATTGATGATTGCTATACCACTTGTTGACGGCCGTTAAAGTAGCTTGATAACAGGCCCGAAATCGAGAATGCTGTAGCTTCTGGAAAAGCATACTAGGATAGACTGTGTCGATCGCCTTTTTTAAATCAACGAACATAACTATTACAATTTTGTTTCTATCTAAGGCTGAGTTTATTAATCGTGTTAGTGACAGCACTGCGGGTGTCGTCGAATGTTTAGGGCCACAAAATCGGTGCTGCTGCGGGCAGAGTATGTCATATTTATTTAGAAATTTATACATTCGACTTAATATATATTTTTCGAATCTGTTATTGATGGCTGAGAGCCCTCAGTGAAATCGACCGATAGCTGGATGGATCTGAGTGGTCACCTCCTTTTATACACGAGAACAACTCTGGCGGTTTTCAAACGTGACGGGTACATTGCGGCGCGCAGGGAGTGCTTGAAGATATTGCATAAAATAAGAGCTAATGTATCTATGTTTTATTTTATCAGGTGCGTTCTAACCTTATCCATACCGGGAGTTTTATTAGTTGGTAAAGTAAGAATAGTTCACATAACCTCACGTAATTCGATGTCATACATGACAAAAGTGTTAGAAACCTGATTTGGGCTAATTAAAGTGCATTTGAGCAAAGGGGTTGTTGTTACTCCTTCCTGATGACGTCGGAGAGGGACGAGACTTGTGGTTGAATCGTTGGGCAAATCTTTTGCAGTTCTTCGCAAACGACGGCGCGGATCAGGTCTCTAAGGCGCGCTGTGTCGATTTCATTGAAATCCCCGTTGCGGGTTCGTATAGCGTCTAAGCGGCGATCGTACTGTCGTCCCAGGATGTTACGTGCCTTCTCGATCGGAGCTACCTCAGTGATGATTTTCTCGAGGGTGCTTGGAGGGCTACGTACAAACCCGGCGAAGAGTTCCTGCCGAGTTCATGCGGTGACGGCCCTTCTTATCCTCAGGCATCTGGATAGGCGTGATGAAAAACGCACTTCATTTCTTCTGCGAAGACCATAATGTTCTCGGTTGGGCATTGCATTGTCGTCTCAAGCAAAATTTTAGCGCGTTCTTTTTGAATGGCGTTTGTGAACGCCAGCGTGAGCTTCGTTCAGGACGCTGTCCAAGAGATGAGGGTCACTTCGTAGTCTTCGAACCACGTCCTCGCAGATACTTCTAATGAGAAATACGCGTTGTGCAGCTTCTCCGTGTCGCACCAGCAGTTGAATGCGATCCCTTCATTCGAATTGTTCGAGCCACTCTTCGGAGCTGTGGGATGCGGCGCCCCGAGGGGTCCGTGGTAGCCGTGGCTGGTGCAGGGCGACTTGGCCGGTCGATGTGCTCACTATTGTGGTGGTCGATGCCTTCTCCACCTGAAGAACTGGGACTGGCAATGCCCCGAATTCTGGAGGCGGAAAAACACCAATACCtaatagaaagttagaaactgtctaatcggacgttttcCAAAATATTTCTTGCTAGAATCTCATTGACCTTAATTACGGTTTAGTCGCAAGCTGCACATGCCCGAACTGCTGCCGTGTTTTCCACTTACCTTGCTCTTGGTTGCCACTGTCCGTAGAAGAGCACGAACCCTCCCACGTTAAGGAGCACGTCTTGCATCATGAAGAAGTACGCGAAGTGACCCGGCACTTTCCTAACCTGCGAACGAGCACGCAATGAGCCTTTTCGTGTCAATTTCACATTTCAGAGAGCTATGTCGCTCACACAAAGAAGCGAGCGGGAAATACAGCCCGTCGCTAAAGGTAGGGACAATGGATTATCTGAATTTCAGCGCGATTGATATCCTTAGCCCACTTCCCTTACTTTGGCGTGTGTGCTGCGGTCTGCTGTCTATAGTCTTTCAAATGTCGACCTcggtcgctcgctcgctcgcccgccaaacgaaacaaaacaaaacaaaaattttatGTACGAGGAGAATTAAGTGAGAGCTTGAGCTCTTCTAGCTGATGATAGAAATTAAGGTTTtacgcctgaaggaggcgcctaCATGCAATCGCGCCGTGTAGTTCGTTCCACGTCAGATGTGGTGGACCCCAATTTTGCTGTGTCAGCGGGACTAAACTGGCTGCAGTTGGGAGGTCGCTTCTGTGACAGAAACTTAGGCGGGGTATTGAAACGAGGAAATTtgtaggcgcaagttggaatcagctataGCGCAAgctaggggtaattggagatcgctgggagagaagcctttgtcctgcagtggacgtatacagataggctgacgatgatggcATATCAGTTTTTGTCATACGCGCATAATCTGTGCCGAGTGACGCGGACAAACCATTTCAGAGACACCGTTGTGGAGGGCTCCGAATATGTTTGGTTCCTGGGGTTCTTAAAGGGATCCTAAACCAcacctcgggcttggtgaaaaaaaagaatgcagcccGCAGATAGCATACGCGGGTGTGAACACCTCAGCCAAATTTCGCACTCGTGCGTGGCGCGTGGGGCTCGCaggcggagcgcgaagtcacctttttctcaagcaCTTTCCTTAGAAGAGGAGCCCGCTTCTCACTTTTTTCGAgctgctttatttcgtaatatagcggATCCCCatatacgcggctgctattggccaataactGACATCAATAAAGAAGGGtatttggatcagtgcgcttcttcctccTGTTATTGTGTGCATTTGTTGTGTGCATCAACAAGCAGAATTGAGCGAAAatgtgctttcgaatttcgataacaattacgtacttccggaagaaaccggctatcgtctgctcacgctcggccacGGCCGCCCACATAGGAAATAacactttggccaccctgcttatcggtgtcgtagccctCGGGTCTCGCTGATTTCGTCTCGTTTTTAACACTCAACTATAGCCTCGAACCACGGGACAATTAAAGTacgaccacacgcacgcttgccaacGCACGCTAACTCCTGGCCGCTCCTTCCTAGACGCCTTGTCAGACTTCACTTCGTATTGAGCTTccgatagcgcttcaaaatgcacGAGTTGGACGTCGCTGCTAtgcgtcggtcaagctggtgcaacACGATGCAGGtctgcaccacgtagcacggccagacaAGAGCACGTGAGAATCCTTTCTCTATGACATGAGCGTTAAAGGCAGGAAAGGCTGGCGAgagagatgatgattattgttgtgggacaagatacgacccaaaaaGAGTAAATTTTTTCGAGAGCGCTGAAGTACttattgcggcaaagtatttctgaaatagccttaTTCAATTTCAGACGTATTTCTCGACTTttataaaaagtggttcaggggcCCCTTTAACGTCCACTCAAAGCACGGTATTCGAGCGTTTTGGCATTTTCCAcaatgaaatgcggccgccgcgcgcggccggcaatcgaaccggcgacctcgtgctcagcagcgctacGCCAAAGCGACTGAGCTCTCGCGGCGGATGGTCAATGCTTtacatttttgtgtgtgtgggcggaGGGGGGAGGAGAGGCGGGAGGGGCAAGTAGGGAGATGcgacataatgaaaaaaaaagatccatAAAAATGCAACACAaatcttggaatctatgtgaagcgaagctttcgtgcaGTGGTTTCAAATCCCATGAATtcgcccatttcattcctgccaCTTTGGCGTATAGGAAACTTGATCGCGCGCTCGTGTGGTCTCGCGCACCCGCGTTACGCAATGTGGCACACGTGGCGAtcgtctcaaagagctagttgggAGTTGGCGCGATAGAAGTTGGCGTGCTATTGTGGCCTTGATGTTAGAGCGCCTGGATGGTATGCTGGGGGACAGAGGCTCGGTTCCGCTATCGGGCACGCGATTGATTTCTGTTAAGGGTGAGCTATTCGGCAAGGCAGCAGGAGCAGCCAGTGTGTGGAAAGTCCGGGAGGGCTCGTGAAGATAGTTTCTTTTTGAATACTTGTTTTATTACATGTCTACATATAGACGTCTAGACACCTACCGCGGCTGCCTTGACAATAGCACCGGGGTCGTCCATAGTGTAGTGGAGCTCGTGGAAGACGACCGGAACCTCCGTTTTGAGCGTGTATCCGCTTGCAAAGTGACCAACGTAGAAGCTTACATATTCCGGGGCATTGTTGCCTAGGGTGTCGTGCGGCACCACCAGCTGGCCGTCCAGATGAACCTGCGAGGCCAAGAACACGGCGTCGTCGACATTTCCGCAGCGTGTGAGCTGATGTTTTGCCTCCGCCCAGAAAAGCGCAAGATTGCGCTAAGTTCTTGCAATACTTCTGTTGTGAACGAGAACAATAGCGTGATCCGAGTGGCTCAATTTTTTTTGCTAGAACCGATCATACGAAGTGACAGACAATGAGGTCACAGAACGCATAGGAGAAATTTATTCGTCATTTAATTGAAACGTTGAAATAATCACTCGGCAAAGAGAAACGAATGTGGACGAATAGGCGACTTGACCAATAGTGGGGACCGACACCGCATCGATCCTTCGTATTACGCACGCGGTGCCTCACCAATTCAGCTACCAGTGCGCCGTACCTCCTACCACAGCCTTATGAGTATTTGTACAGAAGATCAGCAccggaagtgttagccagcgccgcttAAGGCCAAGGCTGCGCACGTGCTGCGCACCAAGGACAACGGACGAAAGGGGGCGAAAACGAGAGGACGAGACCACGGTGCTTGAAGGAATTGTATGATATTGTATGCACGAAGGAATATGTCGCCTACTGTATGCCGCCGCAGTGAGTAAGCAGCAGATGTCAAATGTTCGCCGCGGCTAGAGTTAGCACCCACCTTGGTCTACGAAAAGCATTTCGGTCCACATTTTCTTAACAAGACATGGACTGCTGAGCACGGTGGCGAACGTTTCGCTAGAAAGCATAATCCGGCAAGTATGTCTTGCAGAAGAGCCGTAGTCGCGACGATACTTATGAATGGCGCAAgttgcctttcaaagcaggctgTGACAGGAGAAGCACTTGGACTTGCCTCGGAAACAGCCTAACAAGCGAGGACTCCGTGATCGCCTCCTCCTCCGGTTAGACTTGTCCCACACGACATCAAATAACGTGTTTGAAAATTCACAAGGCAACACCTAAGGTACCCCTGGTCTGTATGTAAAAGGGGTATTAAACTTGAGAGTTgtgaattcattttttttcaaagtCTATCCCTTGTTGCCTTGTCGCACTACGTCATTCAGCAATAAAGCGCACACTCGCTGTAAGTAAAGAATACAAATGCCGTCACTCAGAAGTCGTTTCAAAATAAACGAGCTTCGAGAGCATCAAACGATCGTTTACAAGTAGTGTTCGCCCGAAACTCCAAGTCTAAAGGTTAACACCAATACAATGTACCGACGCATCAACCGCGAAAAAGACCAATACGGAACTTTCCGAGTGTGCAACCAATGTCGGCTCTCACTTAATGGCAACAATAGTTGTGCAAGATGCTTCCATTGCTACTGAAAAGGATGTTCAGCACGACATCTTTGAATAACTATTAAGAAATAAACGACGCAGGCTAAGACGCTCCTATTGAAACCCCATAAGAACGGCTCAGTGAGCGGCCACCAAGACATGTGCTGCCCCTCGCGGCGGGACTTAGCGTAACCGAATATTTGTTGGACGCTCCGCCCGCGCTCGTCAGAACACCTGGCCTCCTTACACCGGGGCTGAGACGGAGCACGGCGTGGTCCCCGTAGCGCCGCCGAGTATGAGCCGAGCGCAAAAGCACAAGTTTCGACAAGAACCTCCCAAGTCAAGTGTTCCTCTAACTTGCCTTTTGTCGTGTTTGTCAGCAAGCTTTCTGTCAAGGTAAGTTTTTCTTTGTTATGGAAATAGACTCCAAATATTTTAGCTCGTATATAAATCTAAGCTGTTCTTCAAAATACATCAGTAATGAAGTCATTGCACTCAAACTGAATTGATATGCTATGCAGACAACATCCTGCTTGAAGTCGTATTCGCAGAACACGTCAGCACGTTTGTACTCTGCCCTACATGCAGAGCGAGTTTGTAAAACAGCAAAGTTACACATGACAACGCGTTTAATCACTAGACACGCCGAGTTTGGACTTGTAGAAACAGGCCAGGGCGCCAAAGTGCCACGTATCCAGTGgcctcagtggcacataccaaaGCTGACGACGTCAAATAAGTTCACTGTAGAGCAGAACATATGTAGcggctgcactatcttcggaatcggcccacgaaaACGGCCAGACAGTTGGCCAGATAGccattgccaaaaaaaaaacaaaaaaactgggTTTACGTCgacaagaatgcttcgcattccATATGGCCAACATCCACACGCTCTGCAATGACGGTCAAGAAACCTTCCATTTTCTCTTTTCAGCTGTTACCAGGCCCTCAGCTTCGATCGTTAACGCATCCACATGTTTTACCCATGcctgaccacatgtgaaaggtgCGCGATAAATGACATCAAGCCCAAACCATAAATAAATGACACCATAAATGACGTCAACTCCCCCAAACCGGCGCAGCTGTAGATTGATAGATAATGTCCAATAGAAATGCAGGtaggaaaactgaatgatgcttCATAAATATTGCTCAGAtcgctaaaggaaaaaaaaacaaattaagtTGTGAGGTTTTATGTCCCAAGAAGAGGGGTTCTTTGAACGTGCGCCCAAGGATTTCTTGCAGTCGGCCCCCATCGGAATGGACCCGCCTTCTCGAGCTCCGCAGTGCAACGCCATTGGGCTATCGTATACCGCGGTGGGTCAGGTTGCTAAATGAAACCAAGGGAGTTCTTACCTGGACGTACAAGCCCGTGCTTTTGTATTGAAGAACGTGCGTCCCCCGCACGGGTGGTGTTATAGAATTGACCGTCACGCTTTGAGGACGTGATTGATCCCTTGTTGTGAAGCCATACTGGTCACTGAACTCTAGCTGCGCGTACGTGCTAGCTTCCATGCCAACTTTTCCCAGGAACAGGCTCGCTGGGTTGCTGAAAAGGTGACAAACCGGGGACCCACATATTGACCTTTCAGGTAATCAAATTTTTGATGGGTGCCGTCAACTGAAGGCGCCATATATACTATATGGCAGAGAACAAGAAGATATATGTTTTGCATTTGGGCCTTCTCAGCTGATGTGCTCAGAATGCTGCTGCTGCGTTATGCCAGACCACTAGCCTAGAGCAGTGGCCTCTTGAAGACGCACTGCTATCGCCATTTATTCCCACCGCGCAGCCCACCCACCATGTACGGAATTCGCGCGTTCCAACGATGTATCAATGGGAAATCGTATTATCAACCAGTAGTGAAAATATGTGCGGGTTAAGTGGGGATGTTAGCCGAGCAAATGGTTTGTCATGATGCTACAGGTTTAATATCGATCAAGAGATCAAAtgacgagataaaaaaaaaagcacacgcaTCGAATCGCAAAAAAATGTCGAATGGGGCAGCAGTGAGCACCATGAAATCGACTAGGTCAAAGTGCAGCTTTATGGCGCCGTCAGCGAACAAAATGTTGTCGATATCTATCCTTTTTGACACACCACCGAAGTGCACAGCATTTTGTTTCTATAGTCAACGTCAAACAAGATTTCAAACAAATAAAGTGCAGGAGGAGGCCAACTTGTGTCACTATAACTGCACTTTCTTTTAACAGAAGTACAACACATCTGCAACATCAAATTAATGCGACGTTGCGTTAAGCCTGACAGCGATGCTGGGCCTCCCAACAAGTTCGAGGGCGCCAAGTCCGTCTGAGACAAACGCTGCCACATAGATGAACCTGGCATTGATTTAATACAGGAATAAAGGGGCATCGAGGATAAGGTacaaggttatatatatatatatatatatatatatatatatatatatatatatatatatatatatatatatatatatatatatatatatatatatatatatatatatacaaaatgccGCATAATAAAACTAAATACACAGAATGTTGTGTGGCGCCTTTGCTTTTTAGGCTTCAAGTACAGTAAGCGTAAGCAACAGCTACTTTAGCCGAGGGAGAAGTTGTTTTACTCGTTGCTTACCAGGCCCCGTAACAAAtattggttatacgctggaagctgttacgtgtcctctaggaagCGTTCTGCCGTAAAAATTTTTATGATTTCCTCATTAATAGCCGACATAGAAATATctcagtgccgcgaacccgtgatttcagcaggcgggctccactgccaagcaagacgctctctccactcgccccgtctagcccatacaagcgaaattccttccctgcgttctcccataccggaccgcGGGAATGGCGTGACGCCTACGTCACAGgcaccgccttcattttttttgctcctcacttttttttcggcgctacgcacttccgtcgacggcgtcgcgcgcgagctgttgtctaaTTCGCGCAGCGCAAGATTTTGCGCGGTGCACAAGGGAACATAACTAGCGGTATAAtacagtgctacacaaatactgagacAGAACAAACGGATCGCTGAGCATGATCACGGGctggaacactgtagaaaatgacagtttcggtacctgcgcacgtgaccgcacgaccgtgggaacaagcagacgaagcggaagtacatctatCGTGCTTCGGTGCGAAATAtgacaaaaaacacgcagacattccgtttgcgtgttttattatttctctaaacttcaattcgtcaattcaagcagcagatcgcccagataacagatgttgtcttcaataattctcgaagtcacgtttccccacgagcgacgtcagactgcggacacgattacgcaggcgcacgattacgtcaccgtccgactcggagcgcggcggccgcgaggagaaggaaaaatggcgttcggtttgaaatttcagatattTCCGAGGCGTGTAGCAATGTGATgctttgcaggcacgatcgttatcgcgcaatatAGGCTCTGGGTTTGTCAGCTCAAAAcggtcagacctggtgaggggccctttagcaGGCACCTCTGAAACATCACACGGCGATTTGTCCTGGCGAACACGATTGCGATTTGGTCCGCGTCAATGCCCATCGCTCGGTGAACGCTGATCAGGAGGCCCGCCAGGCGTTCATAGGTCATAGCAGACCGCGCGAATATGGTAGTTCGGCgcagtgcagcaaaaaaaaaaaaaaaaccttctctCGGCATCGGGGCCTACGCTCGGCTGGGCCCCTCCTGTGTGCCAGATAGAGTTAGTTGCGACACCATAACCGCTCAACTACCACCGCGGTAGCTCGGTGGCTATAGCATTGCGCTGCTGACCTTGAGATGGCGGGCTCGATGccggtcacggcggccacattccTCTGGGGACGGAaggcaaaaacactcgtgtgcttagatttagcaATACTTCTAGCTGGACTTGTTGGTGCATATTCAGCAAGTTCAAAGCAGCGCAATCTGGAACAGGAATGAAGAAAGAGTACGGGCGAGTGCTGTcccgtgctcttttttttttacgtcagtGTTCGAGGTTGAACTCCTTTATATCTACAGATTTAACt encodes:
- the LOC135909467 gene encoding uncharacterized protein, which translates into the protein MAFPITSLSKCNFEQRNLVTIERAKPGFHLHYTGGFSVEKKEYRVILPGFLEKGCTFTLVFEFLGDAANPASLFLGKVGMEASTYAQLEFSDQYGFTTRDQSRPQSVTVNSITPPVRGTHVLQYKSTGLYVQVHLDGQLVVPHDTLGNNAPEYVSFYVGHFASGYTLKTEVPVVFHELHYTMDDPGAIVKAAAVRKVPGHFAYFFMMQDVLLNVGGFVLFYGQWQPRASIKLVYSWVTVATFAAPEDGKEAILVKGYRGSFSAAAASNNTALPVVVPQAEASLRRLAISEFEKIFEYRAVTGQMMYV